A region from the Chromatiales bacterium 21-64-14 genome encodes:
- a CDS encoding division/cell wall cluster transcriptional repressor MraZ, whose product MKGVAVSFRGVNGLTLDAKGRLAIPATYRQALTDHCDGKLVVTLNRESSLLLYPLPEWEDVARRILRLHESEFASSLRAVMVANATDCRLDAHGRVLLPAILRELVSITKEIRLIGMGNRLELWDAATWDEKLRHSMEVVRQEPPANAGEIFFN is encoded by the coding sequence TTGAAAGGGGTGGCTGTCTCCTTCCGCGGTGTTAATGGGCTCACCCTGGATGCCAAGGGCCGCTTGGCGATCCCGGCGACCTATCGCCAGGCGTTGACCGACCACTGCGACGGCAAGCTGGTGGTGACCCTCAACCGTGAGTCATCCCTGCTGCTCTATCCACTTCCCGAATGGGAGGATGTCGCTCGCCGCATTTTACGCCTCCACGAGTCGGAGTTTGCCAGCAGTCTGCGCGCGGTCATGGTAGCCAACGCTACCGACTGTCGACTCGACGCCCACGGGCGGGTGCTGCTGCCGGCGATTCTCAGAGAACTGGTGTCCATTACCAAGGAGATCCGTTTGATCGGCATGGGCAACCGGCTGGAGCTTTGGGACGCGGCGACCTGGGACGAGAAGCTGCGTCACAGCATGGAAGTGGTGCGGCAGGAGCCGCCGGCGAACGCCGGCGAGATCTTCTTCAACTGA